A part of Candidatus Thermoplasmatota archaeon genomic DNA contains:
- a CDS encoding (Fe-S)-binding protein encodes MELDEAVRDTNVQMCYSCGKCTLACPLTHDDHIYSPRRIVETILAHGEEGISPAEMWECLTCNACSTYCPSDVKFPAFVREIRGELVKDGSYGECSHAGILHSLMRLMAGGQVKQKRLEWLDDSLETSPRSNVLLFVGCAPYYDAVLSEHGSHTETTKSAVKLLNSIGIKPRLLKDEVCCGHDMLWTGETETFEDLERINTERINKSKVKKIIFTCPECYDTFKENYKDLREDIELHHLAQFLGDRIDDLEFKENGKKVTFQDSCRLGRFQGIYEPPRDLLLAVPGLELVEMEDNRKKSVCCGTSCWMNCDQESKRIQVERLEEASTIADMMITACPKCLIHYRCAMDGQSKLDTDVKDLFVMLAESLEP; translated from the coding sequence ATGGAACTCGATGAGGCGGTGAGGGACACGAACGTCCAGATGTGCTATTCCTGCGGGAAGTGCACTCTCGCCTGTCCCCTTACTCACGACGATCACATCTACTCCCCGCGAAGGATTGTGGAGACGATTCTCGCGCACGGAGAGGAAGGAATCAGTCCCGCCGAGATGTGGGAATGCCTCACGTGCAACGCCTGCTCCACGTACTGTCCGTCCGATGTGAAATTTCCCGCCTTCGTGAGGGAGATCAGAGGCGAACTCGTGAAGGACGGTTCGTACGGTGAGTGCTCCCATGCGGGGATCCTTCATTCGTTGATGAGACTGATGGCAGGAGGCCAGGTGAAGCAGAAGAGGCTGGAATGGCTGGATGACTCGCTGGAGACGAGTCCGAGGAGCAATGTCCTCCTGTTCGTCGGCTGTGCGCCGTACTACGATGCCGTTCTTAGTGAGCACGGGAGCCATACTGAGACCACGAAGAGCGCCGTCAAGCTTCTCAACAGCATTGGCATCAAGCCGCGTCTCCTCAAGGACGAGGTGTGCTGCGGGCACGACATGCTCTGGACAGGGGAGACGGAGACGTTCGAGGACCTGGAAAGAATCAACACCGAGAGGATCAACAAGTCGAAGGTGAAGAAGATCATCTTCACGTGCCCGGAGTGCTATGACACCTTCAAGGAGAACTACAAGGACCTGAGAGAGGACATCGAGCTGCACCACCTTGCTCAGTTCCTGGGCGATAGGATCGATGACCTCGAATTCAAGGAGAACGGCAAGAAGGTGACGTTCCAGGACTCGTGCAGACTGGGAAGGTTCCAGGGCATCTACGAGCCGCCGAGAGACCTCCTGCTCGCCGTTCCCGGCCTGGAACTCGTCGAGATGGAGGACAACAGGAAGAAATCGGTGTGCTGCGGGACCTCCTGCTGGATGAACTGCGACCAGGAATCCAAGAGAATACAGGTGGAGCGCCTGGAGGAGGCCTCGACGATCGCCGACATGATGATCACCGCTTGCCCCAAGTGCCTCATCCATTACAGATGCGCGATGGATGGGCAGAGCAAGCTCGACACAGACGTGAAGGACCTATTCGTGATGTTAGCTGAATCACTGGAGCCGTGA